Sequence from the Platichthys flesus chromosome 2, fPlaFle2.1, whole genome shotgun sequence genome:
ATAAcgctgctgttgctgctcatGATGGGAATGACTTGTGTTCCTTGTACTCTGGATGGATGGTAACAAGACATGTTGGAAATCTGTTTTGGTGACACAATGCTGAGAACAGGCGTCTGATGTCGGTTTGCTTCTTCATCATACGGACTACAGACTCAACTGCCTCTGAGGTAACTGCCtaacatttggatttttttattgacaCACTGTTTAGTGATAAcgtaataaaatatatcaaaatcaAATATACGTGTAGGGTAACAGCTGGTTTGGTAATAAATGTCACTGAATTTCACTTACAGTAAAATTTGAATTAGGCATACAAATGCTAACCTTAATACACGTCACATAATAACTTATTAAGGAGTATAAATGGCAAGTATAATATCCCTCCTAGGCTATTAaacccaaaaaaacaaaagaatactACATAGTTTAACAACATACACTGTAGAAAGCAGACATGTAAATGATTCTGAAGTCAGTTTTAAACCATTTGGCTATCTTTATATCTCACACAAATGTTGTAGGTTTACTTATGCTATCTGTTGTGCGTTGCATATGGAGGTCTTgagttttttaatgattttttttattcggTGAGTCAACGTCACTTTCATTATTTCGAGCAATTAATGAACATCAGTtatttgttaaatgtaaaaaaatatatggttCCGTATCCAAAGAAAACCAACCTGTATTTTCAATGAACCAGActtaaaatatttagttttttgcttGGAATCTGTTTTGATCTTGGGTATTTGTTTGAGTAGTGGAGTCAAAACATCTCTTTACAGGTGAGAATTATTTCAGAATGATTAACAAAATCTTACGAAAAGGGATATATATAGAAACAAACCTATATTCTTCAGAGATTAAGAACATTTCTTCTCACATATTAGTGAATGAGGCCCATTGTCTCTGAAAATAATTATGAAAAGACTAAAATCTGGTGCACTAAACTACATTTCTATTTCAACCTAAAAACTGTCTTCATCTATTAGTGCTAACCTACATAATTAACCTTATTCAACATCCCTTGGTGTTCAGGACCCGAATAAAATAACCAATCTAAATATCTTTTTTTGCAGGAGTCGTATCTCTGGTGGTGCTTTCTGGCTAAAGTGAAGTGGGGCTATTATGTGGCAGCTTGAAGGGGCAAAATGCAGCTTCCTTTTATGCTTGGGAATGAGCATTATTATTTGTTCCGTAATTTACTTGAGGGTCAGTATACCGACTGCACCCAAGCCTTCAGAGCCTTCAAGTTGCAGGCCCTTTAGCACTGAATGTGAAGCTGTCCTGCCCGGCACTGAGATAGGAGACGAATGGCTCCGCCGTGACTGCCAGGTAAGTTTTATTTCACAACTTCTTAACTCtcaacaatacaaaatatatctGGTTGTTCGTTAAAGTCTTGGGATTCATTTTACAGATAAGACCTATCGTTTTTGAGCAACAAGCATTTGTTTGAGGAGAGCGCTAAAGTGTAGAAATATATCTGCCCCATTGGGTCCAATGTTAATTTTTGGAATGAGAAGTCAATCCTACTACTTTTTGACTCTAACCAATAATGTCAATAACTGCTTGTTCGGCCAACAACTTGTGATtctcacagtgttttcatttcacagagaGGAGTTATGgattttgaattagagcattttgttcgcGACATTCTCTGACACCCGTGCGGTCGTTAGTGAAGATacacacgcagagggaggggCCAAAGGGAGACAATGAGATCTTTATATTGACTTCTTCGAGGGTATTGAGCAAATCTGTAGTTAGTGCACTGGGTGAATCAGTTGGACAGTGACTCAGAGGTGGTGAGGTCAAGTCCAGGTGTGGGCAGAGCTTTAACAtagattttctttgtctttcggggggggggggggggcttttgcACCTACTGGTCAGTGTGAAGATGAAGAGAGCAATTGGTCCCACATTTCATAGACTACATCAGAGCCCAATCCTGAACACATATATTAGTGTCTATGCATTGATAGTGATAACGCCATCTACTGGTCACGCTGAAGATGAAGTGATCAATCGGCCCCAAATTTCATAGACTTCATCAGAGCCCTAACTGGAAGAGAtctgagtgtgtatgcagtgatagtgatagcgccatCTACTGGTCAGTGTGAAGATGAAGCGATCAATCGGTCTCAAATTTCATAGACTTCATCAGAGCCCTAACTTGAAGAgatctatgagtgtgtatgcagtgatAGTGTTAATGCCGCATCAATCAAGTCAGTCTTGGTCTCTTTTAAGCCAGCcagtctgtctttctctctctatctgggTTTCTCTACAAACCAAACCATTTTctcggttgagaatttagctagttatggttatttaaaaagtacgtaccactacaacacaatgcatAGGtgagcgagctgcctgtggcaagatggccgacatgtgcggacgttcgactccgttggccgagacatctagactttatatatatctatggtctctctctcttaaagcagccagtcggtgtctctctctctaatttCTCGACAGGAGGATTTTCAAGTTGTCTATCTGTTCTGAAATAGACATTAAGGGGCAGGGAAGCAAAttcaggaaagaaaaagaagcataCTGACAAATACCAGTAGAGACCCTTTAAAAGTTATATGATTCAAATtaagttttaataaaatgtttgtattattcttGTCTGCAGGTGGAAAGCTATATCCTGAATAGTCACCTGCAGTGTTCCAATTTGGCCAGAGAGCTGCACTTCATCACAAGACCTCTGAGCCATGAAGAGGAAGACTACCctttagcatttattttgaccgTTCACAAAGAGCTGGAGGTTTTTGTGCGCCTGCTGCGGGCCATTTACATGCCACAGAATGTCTACTGTATTCACGTGGATGCTAAGGCTCCATGGGAGTACCAGGAGGCTATACGGAAGCTAGTCAGCTGCTTTCAAAACACTTTCCTCTCCAGCCGCAGCGAGACGGTGACCTATGCTGGGTTTTCCCGTCTTCAAGCAGATGTGAACTGCATGAGGGATCTTGCCCAGTCCAAGATAGGCTGGAAGAAGGTGGTGAATCTGTGTGGACAGGATTTCCCTGGCAAAAGCAACCTGGAACTTGTGCAGTACATGCAGAGCAAAGAGTGGAGGGACAGAAACATGACGCCTGGGGTGAAGCAGCCGGTGCATATGAGGCACAGGACAGAGGTCGAACACATTGAGATCACAGGCTTACATGTTGTTCCGAAAAGGATGGGGCTGAAGAAAAGTCCTCCTCCATACAATCTGCAAGTTTACTTTGGAACAGCCTACTATGCTCTCACAAGGCCCTTTGTGGATTTTGTTCTAACAAGCCCAATAGCACAGGATCTCTTGGAGTGGTCCAATGACACGTTCAGCCCAGATGAGCACTACTGGGTGACACTCAACCACATCAAAGGTAGACTTTGTTTTGAATtgcaacacaaacacgctcCAACTGCTGCTAACATTACTTTTCTGCCCAAAAAAATACCagtataaagctattaattattAACTTGTCTGATTATAATCGGTAAACACTCTGGAGCTGAAACACAATACAATCAAAGGTCAAACTTCACATTTGACTATTGGTATAGTAGAGTAAGACTTCATTGTCCCAGAGTATGTATTTACATACCTACACAAAGAAGCATTAGTAATACAGGTTAAGGCCAAAATCATGGTCGTCAAATTTTCACTCAGATTTGTTTAACCAGAGAATTTAAATAAGGAAAGTAAAGGAGAGGAGGCACGGAATCACATCCTCAGCTAATCAAAGGCCGAAACATATTTGTTAAAAGCTAAAAGATGATGCAATAATTTACCTCATGAATCCTTTGCAACCCTATACATCTTTATCTGAAAGATTCTATCAGCTATAGAAGCAGTATTACACCTACCGCACGATATTGTTTCTCTATATACTTTTCTCATATTCTTCTCTGACTTATGTCACACATttcgttgctctgattggtaaAAGGTTGGTTCACTACCATTTGATAATGTTCCTACAATCCCAGGTCGGAAGCAGACTTGTATTTTTACTACTGCGCCTCTGTCCCCGGTTCCCTTTAATAATGGTCAGAGCAAAAGAAGAAACTCTCTTATGAAAGTCCAGAACTTCGCTTTGGTCTTCAGACAAAATCAGTGGTAGGAAAGACTGTTCATTAAACAGACAAATTCATCTACCACTGACCATGACTCTGCTCTTCACTGTGTAATTAGCTGACTATTACAGAATCAAACGTAAGAACAGACCAGTCTTATGCCATTAAGCACCTAATTGGTCTGGCATTAGTCATTAGTGTTCAAGAAGAATACAAGTTGGGAAAGGATGCAGCCCTGTAGGGGCCCAGTGAAGGATGAGAGTGTGCTAGATCTAGATCTACTAGGACATTCACTTGAactctctgttctctgtttatAAAAGATGAAGGAAACAAcactttttattgatttgagGTTTGACTggtgtttaattaatttatcttGTTGTGCCCTTCAGCGATGATTTAATGGCACCCGACTGGAGAATTAGCACCACCGGCTGACTATCTCAATGCAGACAACTGTTAATATTCCCATAAGAGTCCTGGATTCCAGTGAGCAGTCATTACCATTTTCTTTTCCAGATTTTAAGGACATTCAGTTAAATTTCCACAATTGTAATTGTTGCAAACTGTAGGTTGCTGTCATTTCTCACACTTGTTGAAATTTTTagtgaaataaaatgtcctcCTACAAAATGGACAAACATATACTAATACTACTATTGGTCTTGATTAGGGAACTGGCCTAAAATGTAGTCTTGAGTTGAAATGTCACCTCAGACTTGAAATTATCAATACTGATATTGCCTTGTCAAACAAGAGACTCATGCAgtttagagggggggggggggatggtaTCAAGGCTTATAAACTGTTAAACTAAAATAGAATTTTATCTTCTATTTTATGTATGGAAAATATCTTGAGGGAAACTCTCCAGCAAGTTCCCTTCTCTATGTGGAGCATCCTGTTCATTCTCCCACGCTGTGCATGTACCACTCCCAAAGAGGGCTACGTAAACCCCAAGAATTCAATTATCTTGTATAACAATGATTTGTGTGATCTGATTATGTGATTAAAGAAGCTCCAGGCAGCCACATAAATGGAGAATGGGAAGGAGACATCCGGGCAATCAAGTGGAAGGATCAAGAAGGGAGTACACATAATGGCTGCAAAGGTACAGTACTGCAGAGCATGTCTATTTATAGAGGTacttatttattgattaataaCTGTACAACAAGGCTTAACTCTTGTCTTGCTTCATTCCTGGTGCtaagaaaataatattaaattatcTTACTTAATTTGCAAACAACCGTTTACTGCCAAGACAGTCCACTTTGTTCCTATATGTGGCCTTTTGTCTTTAAACAGGATTATAGGAACATTTATAGGCTAAGGCAACACAATATCTACTAAACAGAATAACTGATAGGAGGATTAATTTGACTAATAGGTTTAGTCTGTGCTTTATATGGCTTTTTCATGGTAGAAGATATTATTTTTATGTAACAATGAACTACACATGAAACCACTAATAACATATTGATGTTACTTTCCAGGGCACTATGTACGAGACATCTGTATCTATGGAATAGAGGACCTGCCCTGGATCATTGAAAGGAACAGCATGTTTGCCAATAAATTTGAGAGAGACAGCTTTCCTGAGGTGCTGGACTGTCTGGAGCAGTGGCACAGAAACAAGGTGCTCAGCCAGTCGACTGTTCCCATAGAGCCATCATGGCTGCTGGCTACACGAAGCAACTCAAGCAGCACCAGCTACTTTAACAGCAGTGCTCGAGCATGACGTCGCTGTTGACATCCTCAGCAAAAGACAGTTCAGATGATTTGCAATTCCAAAAGGTGTGAGAAGGAAAACACTGCACTGAGAACCAAAGGATGATGCACTGTACATGTCCTAAGTCTGTAGCATGACTACGGTTCACTGATATATTTGcctatatattatttttataatgaggggataatttatatatatctgAGCATTGAAATCTGTTTGCTGTACTGTAATGCATTCAGAGCAAGTGTACGACTCCTTATAAGAAACATGCAAGTCAAAAACTATTTCCATTTGGGACAACTAGAATACACAAAGTATTGAATAAACCACTGTATATGGACTTAATATAGTTTAATTGCATCAAATATGCTATGTTGTTCAATTCAATATTTGTCAGTATGTTGTCCAGTTTGACAAATTTATGTCTGTCAAATccttaataaatgaattaaggAGTTGgtgtaaagaaataaagacGAATCCAAGAATAAGCTCtgttctcttttcctctctttgctTCATACTAATGTTCACTTTAATGTGTGCAACTTAAGTCAGAGTGATTGGAGAGGTTATATTCCTGAGTTGTTTCGTTCCAAAATACTATACAAGGAACTCATTTCATAAGgttatttaaatagttttcctCAAAATTAAGGTCAGTGGTATTTCTTAAATTTTCAGACAGTTTCCGACCAGGAGCACTGGGGTTTCAGAATCTGTTCCTTGCTGATATACTTCACTTCAAAAGATTGTAACCTGTGTGGTCAGAATTTATCTTGAGATGTGAAATAAAGACTTTCTCAGAATGGAGTTGTCTTTGAGTTGTTAATACtaagctctgcagagggttACACATTCAGTGAGTGTGCTCAAAGCGGAACTCCCCAGAGTAAAAAAGGCAGGTTTTTATACATAATTGTGTTTCAGGACATACACGTTGTTTGTGATCACATTTAATCTGGTAAGCAGATAAACATCTACTTCTACGAATAGAGGAAACGATTCCAGATGTCAGGGTCAACACGAGGAGTTTTGTAACACAGTAGTTAGACACTGATCAGTGACAGTTTCCATTACACCTGTTAATTCTGAAAACCGAGTTTATTTCTGTGCTGAGGCCTAAACCTTctcaaaaaataatttaacagaAATTTTAAGGAAGATATAGGTGAATGAGGCCAAACGTTTACTTCGTGGGTGTTGAATTTTGAATAGAACAAGCAATCACCTTAAAGGCTGCGGCTGAGGTGACAGAAATGTTTCACAGAAGTGACGCGACAGAAAAGGCAATGTCATAATTGTGTTTCAGGACATACACGTTGTCTGTGGTCACATTTAATCTGGTAAGCAGATAAACATCTACTTCTACGAATAGAGGAAACGATTCCAGATGTCAGGGTATTTTGAATAGAAAAAGCCAATCACCTCACAGGCTGCGGCTGAGGTGACAGAAATGTTTCACACAAGTGACACAACAGAAAAGGCAATGTCATCCCAACAGCTGGGAAGCTACATGTGAAGATGTAGCTCCTCAACCCAAGACAGGGGtgtgcagctcacacacagaaCCCCTCATTACAAGTGTGAAACCAGTGTTTTTTATGGAacacacatcaaaataaaaaggtacGTGCATGTTGCAGGTTGAAGTTTGAATTAGACATTAAGGTGAAGACCGTCCAAAGCAGACACTAATGTATCAGGAAGCTTTCAACAAACAATATAGTGATTGAAAAATACAACCTGCTATACAGACAACAAcgtcattttcacactgatcagcaggtggtgc
This genomic interval carries:
- the gcnt7 gene encoding beta-1,3-galactosyl-O-glycosyl-glycoprotein beta-1,6-N-acetylglucosaminyltransferase 7 — translated: MWQLEGAKCSFLLCLGMSIIICSVIYLRVSIPTAPKPSEPSSCRPFSTECEAVLPGTEIGDEWLRRDCQVESYILNSHLQCSNLARELHFITRPLSHEEEDYPLAFILTVHKELEVFVRLLRAIYMPQNVYCIHVDAKAPWEYQEAIRKLVSCFQNTFLSSRSETVTYAGFSRLQADVNCMRDLAQSKIGWKKVVNLCGQDFPGKSNLELVQYMQSKEWRDRNMTPGVKQPVHMRHRTEVEHIEITGLHVVPKRMGLKKSPPPYNLQVYFGTAYYALTRPFVDFVLTSPIAQDLLEWSNDTFSPDEHYWVTLNHIKEAPGSHINGEWEGDIRAIKWKDQEGSTHNGCKGHYVRDICIYGIEDLPWIIERNSMFANKFERDSFPEVLDCLEQWHRNKVLSQSTVPIEPSWLLATRSNSSSTSYFNSSARA